Proteins encoded together in one Rhizobium bangladeshense window:
- a CDS encoding aldehyde dehydrogenase family protein: protein MTIYQNLIAGEWVGTDATKNINPSDTNEVVGLYANGSAEDTRNAIAAAKAAFPAWSRSGIWERHVILKKTGDEIMARKDELGALLAREEGKTLPEATGEVIRASQIFEFFAGEALRLAGEVIPSVRPNIGIEITREALGVIGIITPWNFPIAIPAWKIAPALAYGNTIVFKPAELVPACSWAIVDILNRAGLPKGVLNLVMGKGSVVGQAMLESPDVHGITFTGSTGTGRRVAAASIEHNRKFQLEMGGKNPMVVLDDADLNVAVEAAANSGFFSTGQRCTASSRLIVTEGIHDKFVAALTEKLKTLVVDNALKAGTHIGPVVDERQLKTDIDYIEIGKKEGAKLAFGGEVISRETPGFYLQPTLFTEATNQMRISREEIFGPVVSVIRAKDYDEALAIANDTPFGLSAGIATTSLKHATHFKRNSEAGMVMVNLPTAGVDFHVPFGGRKGSSYGPREQGKYAAEFYTTVKTAYTLA from the coding sequence ATGACCATTTATCAAAACCTGATCGCCGGCGAATGGGTCGGCACGGACGCGACGAAGAACATCAACCCGTCCGATACGAACGAGGTCGTCGGCCTCTATGCCAACGGCAGCGCCGAAGACACCCGCAACGCGATTGCCGCCGCCAAGGCCGCCTTTCCCGCCTGGTCGCGCTCGGGCATCTGGGAACGCCATGTCATCCTGAAGAAGACCGGCGACGAGATCATGGCGCGCAAGGACGAGCTCGGCGCGCTGCTCGCGCGCGAAGAGGGCAAGACGCTGCCGGAGGCGACCGGCGAGGTCATCCGCGCCTCGCAGATCTTTGAATTCTTCGCTGGTGAAGCCCTGCGGCTCGCCGGCGAGGTCATTCCGTCGGTTCGTCCAAACATCGGCATCGAGATCACCCGCGAAGCGCTCGGCGTCATCGGCATCATCACGCCGTGGAACTTCCCGATAGCCATCCCGGCCTGGAAGATCGCGCCTGCGCTCGCCTATGGCAACACCATCGTCTTCAAGCCGGCCGAATTGGTGCCGGCCTGCTCCTGGGCAATCGTCGATATCCTCAACCGGGCCGGCTTGCCGAAGGGCGTCTTGAACCTCGTCATGGGCAAGGGCTCGGTCGTCGGCCAGGCCATGCTGGAGAGCCCCGACGTTCACGGCATCACCTTTACCGGCTCGACCGGCACCGGCCGGCGCGTCGCCGCCGCCTCGATCGAGCATAACCGCAAGTTCCAGCTCGAGATGGGCGGCAAGAACCCGATGGTCGTGCTCGACGACGCCGACCTCAACGTTGCCGTGGAAGCCGCCGCCAATTCCGGCTTCTTCTCCACAGGCCAGCGCTGCACGGCGTCGTCGCGCCTGATCGTCACCGAAGGCATTCACGACAAGTTCGTCGCGGCTTTGACTGAGAAGCTGAAAACGCTGGTCGTCGACAATGCGCTGAAGGCCGGCACCCATATCGGTCCCGTCGTTGACGAACGGCAGCTGAAGACCGATATCGACTATATCGAGATCGGCAAAAAGGAAGGCGCCAAGCTCGCCTTCGGCGGCGAGGTCATCTCCCGCGAAACGCCCGGCTTCTACCTGCAGCCGACGCTGTTTACCGAAGCGACCAACCAGATGCGCATTTCGCGCGAGGAGATCTTCGGGCCCGTGGTCTCGGTGATCCGGGCGAAGGACTACGACGAGGCGCTTGCCATCGCCAACGACACGCCGTTCGGCCTTTCGGCCGGCATCGCCACGACCAGCCTGAAGCATGCGACGCACTTCAAGCGCAATTCGGAAGCCGGCATGGTCATGGTCAACCTGCCGACCGCAGGCGTCGATTTCCACGTTCCGTTCGGCGGCCGCAAGGGCTCGTCCTATGGCCCGCGCGAGCAGGGCAAATACGCCGCCGAATTCTACACAACCGTCAAGACCGCCTACACGCTGGCTTGA